A window of the Lactuca sativa cultivar Salinas chromosome 5, Lsat_Salinas_v11, whole genome shotgun sequence genome harbors these coding sequences:
- the LOC111910597 gene encoding uncharacterized protein LOC111910597, with amino-acid sequence MTENNSGSTPATTFTQPTTSRIRKNASRSRTDPGWLHGKDLGNRKVQCTFCDSISTGGIFRFKHHLARTRNNVLACEKVPENIRVQFARLLEDSDTTTKKKRGVFSIDEDDEAYERNVRGNNLKNFVSKKGKVQKTLNTIYKKDERERVCQQIARFFYTSAIPFNCVKNPEFHKMIDMVGESGRGLNPPSYHEIRVTLLKKEVDYTKSLVEDNKREWKKTGRTLMSDGWSDRKNRSICNFLVNSPRGTIFLASIDTSNIIKTKEHVFAMLDDFVEKIGEENIVQVVTDNAANYKAAREMLMKKRKKLFWTPCAPHYIDLVLVDFEKKIEEHKETITKGRKITSFIYNRSRLISMRKEFTKGKELLRPAATRFAPTYLTLGRLFELKGALISMFASKKWLSTNYARIDVGKNVEDIIMDHQGFWPSVVTCLKAASPLMKVLRLVDSDSKRSMGFIYQDMVNAENKIKSNFKNVQTRYEPIHEIINERCYNQLNKVLDVAGYFLNPMMQYNSDFENTGWIKGGLYMCLERMCGDDENLAKTIDYQFDQFTNARGLFGFNVAKLTRKEKTPVDW; translated from the exons ATGACAGAAAATAATTCCGGATCGACACCTGCAACTACCTTCACACAACCAACAACAAGTAGAATAAGAAAAAATGCTTCTAGGTCTAGAACAGATCCTGGTTGGCTGCATGGTAAAGATTTGGGTAATCGAAAGGTGCAGTGTACATTTTGTGATTCTATAAGCACCGGTGGGATATTTAGATTCAAGCATCACTTAGCTCGCACACGTAATAATGTCTTAGCTTGTGAAAAGGTTCCTGAAAATATTAGGGTACAATTCGCTCGTTTGTTGGAAGACAGTGATACAACAACAAAGAAAAAGAGAGGCGTATTTTCAATCGATGAAGATGACGAGGCCTATGAGAGGAATGTTAGAGGAAATAACTTGAAGAATTTTGTTTCAAAAAAAGGAAAAGTTCAAAAAACATTGAATACAATTTATAAGAAGGATGAACGGGAAAGAGTTTGCCAACAAATTGCAAGGTTTTTCTACACGAGTGCCATCCCCTTTAATTGTGTAAAAAACCCCGAGTTTCATAAAATGATTGATATGGTTGGTGAATCTGGAAGAGGCCTTAATCCTCCTTCTTACCATGAAATACGAGTTACATTGTTGAAAAAGGAAGTTGATTACACCAAGTCATTAGTGGAAGATAACAAAAGGGAGTGGAAAAAGACTGGTCGCACATTAATGAGTGATGGATGGAGTGATCGGAAAAACCGATCGATATGTAATTTTCTTGTAAACAGTCCTAGAGGGACCATCTTTTTAGCATCAATCGACACATCTAATATTATCAAGACAAAAGAACATGTATTTGCAATGTTAGATGACTTCGTTGAAAAAATAGGAGAGGAAAATATTGTTCAAGTAGTGACAGATAATGCTGCAAATTATAAGGCAGCTAGAGAAATGTTAATGAAAAAGAGGAAGAAACTTTTTTGGACACCATGTGCACCTCATTACATTGATCTAGTGTTGGTGGATTTTGAAAAAAAGATTGAAGAACATAAGGAAACCATCACAAAAGGAAGAAAAATAACAAGCTTCATCTATAATAG GTCACGATTGATTTCTATGCGGAAAGAATTTACAAAAGGGAAAGAACTCCTTAGACCTGCAGCAACAAGATTTGCCCCTACTTATCTTACACTTGGTCGTTTGTTTGAATTGAAAGGCGCTTTGATCTCGATGTTTGCTTCCAAAAAATGGTTGTCTACTAACTATGCAAGAATTGATGTTGGAAAGAATGTTGAGGATATAATTATGGATCATCAAGGATTTTGGCCATCAGTTGTGACGTGTCTAAAGGCCGCGAGTCCTCTAATGAAGGTTCTTCGTTTGGTTGATTCAGATTCTAAACGATCCATGGGTTTCATTTACCAAGACATGGTAAATGCAGAAAACAAAATTAAATCAAACTTTAAAAATGTCCAGACAag GTATGAACCCATCCATGAGATCATTAACGAAAGATGCTATAATCAACTTAATAAGGTGCTCGATGTGGCGGGTTATTTCTTGAATCCAATGATGCAATATAACTCTGACTTTGAGAATACAGGATGGATTAAAGGTGGATTATACATGTGCCTGGAAAGAATGTGTGGTGATGATGAGAACCTAGCAAAGACGATTGATTATCAATTTGATCAATTCACTAATGCAAGAGGGCTATTTGGTTTTAATGTA